Proteins from a genomic interval of Chryseobacterium indologenes:
- a CDS encoding DUF1049 domain-containing protein yields MKSLSITGLILLAVSALLFYLTTDFAVEQIKISHIMGMMAGVGIGLIIGGLVGYVSKGSAMKAEQKKKEFKQLQKEKEELEKQAADIAKRQAELDNQNKNPQV; encoded by the coding sequence ATGAAGAGTTTATCAATTACCGGACTTATACTGTTAGCTGTTTCTGCTTTACTTTTTTATCTTACAACTGATTTTGCCGTAGAGCAAATTAAAATTTCTCATATCATGGGAATGATGGCAGGAGTTGGGATAGGGCTTATCATCGGTGGCCTGGTTGGCTATGTCAGCAAAGGAAGTGCTATGAAAGCTGAACAAAAGAAAAAAGAATTCAAGCAATTACAAAAAGAGAAAGAAGAACTGGAAAAGCAGGCTGCTGATATTGCAAAGCGCCAGGCTGAACTGGACAATCAAAATAAAAATCCTCAAGTCTAG
- a CDS encoding c-type cytochrome, whose protein sequence is MKKTILIGIVVSAFLLSCGPKSTAVTGPKYTSSEKLAQGKTIFENSCAKCHQLPEPTKHDNQGWIKTLSRMAPKAKLNDDQHQMVYDYLISVNKK, encoded by the coding sequence ATGAAAAAGACAATTTTAATCGGCATTGTAGTTTCAGCTTTTTTGCTGTCCTGCGGACCTAAAAGTACGGCCGTAACAGGACCTAAGTATACCTCATCTGAAAAATTAGCTCAGGGGAAAACTATTTTTGAAAATTCCTGCGCAAAATGCCATCAATTACCGGAACCTACTAAACATGACAATCAGGGATGGATAAAAACATTGAGCAGAATGGCTCCAAAAGCGAAACTTAATGATGATCAACATCAAATGGTCTATGATTATCTGATTTCTGTAAACAAAAAATAA
- a CDS encoding ABC transporter permease, with amino-acid sequence MLKKFFTAVGEYIILLGKSLQKPQKMRVFWKLFMREINDLGVNSFGLVVFTSIFVGAVVAIQMFNNFDASSFPIPPSFVGYATKAVLVLEFAPTIISLILAGKVGSYIASSIGTMRVSEQIDALDIMGVNSPNFLIFPKIIACVLFNPLLIAISIVFGICGGYIAGILTGNWTENDYIVGIQMYMPNLFIYYAFVKTIVFAFIIATVPSYFGYNVKGGSLEVGRASTQAVVWTMVFIIISELILTQLILS; translated from the coding sequence ATGTTAAAAAAGTTTTTCACAGCAGTAGGGGAATATATAATCCTTCTGGGAAAATCCTTGCAGAAACCTCAGAAAATGAGGGTGTTCTGGAAGCTGTTCATGAGAGAAATTAATGATTTGGGAGTCAATTCTTTCGGGCTTGTAGTCTTCACATCGATCTTTGTGGGGGCTGTAGTTGCTATTCAGATGTTCAACAACTTTGATGCATCATCATTTCCCATTCCTCCTTCATTTGTAGGATATGCTACAAAAGCAGTATTGGTTTTAGAATTTGCCCCTACCATCATCAGCTTAATTTTAGCCGGAAAAGTAGGTTCATATATTGCATCCAGTATTGGTACCATGAGGGTTTCCGAGCAAATTGATGCCTTGGACATCATGGGTGTTAATTCTCCCAATTTTTTAATTTTTCCAAAAATTATTGCGTGCGTCCTTTTTAATCCGCTTCTTATTGCCATCAGTATTGTATTTGGTATCTGCGGAGGTTATATTGCCGGAATTTTGACAGGAAACTGGACAGAGAATGATTATATAGTAGGGATCCAGATGTATATGCCCAACCTGTTCATCTATTATGCATTTGTGAAAACCATCGTGTTTGCATTCATCATCGCCACTGTACCTTCTTATTTCGGATACAATGTGAAAGGGGGATCGCTGGAAGTAGGTAGAGCCAGTACACAGGCGGTAGTATGGACCATGGTGTTCATCATTATCTCGGAATTAATTTTAACCCAATTAATATTAAGCTAA
- a CDS encoding outer membrane beta-barrel protein codes for MKKVLSVALIGFSMWASAQISLAGKANIIFPTGSPSWSNIKGTVNDAIQGTGKNNVGFNVGLSLKVGLPTSLFVMPEIYYTHFKNEFTTENTTFDVKSNRIDVPVLLGYNILGNMLGVFVGPVGSFNLNKDNTYNDFKENAKNDFTVGYQFGAQLEIKKLIVNAKYEGAFSKDQRNFINKVSGSEIRYDNRPNLFMVGLGYKF; via the coding sequence ATGAAAAAGGTACTTAGTGTAGCGTTAATAGGGTTTTCAATGTGGGCTTCTGCACAGATTTCACTGGCAGGTAAGGCTAATATAATATTTCCTACAGGCTCACCTTCGTGGTCAAATATCAAAGGAACCGTGAATGATGCTATTCAGGGAACAGGTAAAAACAATGTAGGGTTCAACGTGGGACTTTCATTAAAAGTAGGACTTCCTACTTCATTGTTTGTAATGCCTGAAATTTATTATACCCATTTCAAGAATGAGTTTACAACAGAGAACACTACGTTTGATGTGAAAAGCAACCGTATCGATGTTCCGGTTCTTTTAGGATATAATATTTTAGGTAATATGCTTGGCGTTTTCGTAGGTCCTGTCGGAAGTTTTAATCTGAACAAAGACAATACGTACAATGATTTTAAAGAAAATGCCAAAAATGATTTTACTGTGGGATACCAGTTCGGAGCTCAGCTTGAAATTAAAAAGCTGATTGTGAATGCGAAATATGAAGGAGCTTTCAGTAAAGATCAGAGAAACTTTATCAACAAAGTTTCAGGTTCTGAGATCAGATACGACAACCGTCCGAACCTGTTTATGGTAGGTTTAGGATATAAGTTTTAA
- a CDS encoding DUF4349 domain-containing protein — MKTTYIRLSISAMILLGIYSCKKGEASINGPETYTSADSASAMASDSVSSAASMKVENKQFIKTADVNMEVNDVYNATISIEKSVQELGGFVINSNLQSNVISQDTYNTSDEEAMLIKKYQTENKMQVRVPTEKLGEFLTFINTNKLFLNSRTINAEDVTSNIKYSEWESKRNQKTSENINKLKTNKDKVNLDDENMSEGNLQKLANINMTDHLKYSTVDIYIKEPKVRIAEIAVTNTNSIDNKYRYNFLYDAKDGFVYGFYLIQKIIVAMINIWPLLLIAGGIIYFLRKRKVTKSEPSNAQK, encoded by the coding sequence ATGAAAACAACGTACATCAGATTATCAATATCAGCCATGATCCTTTTGGGAATATATTCATGTAAAAAAGGGGAAGCTTCTATCAATGGCCCGGAAACCTATACTTCTGCAGATTCAGCCAGTGCTATGGCATCAGACAGTGTTTCTTCAGCAGCGAGCATGAAAGTAGAAAACAAACAGTTTATCAAAACGGCAGACGTGAATATGGAAGTAAATGATGTCTATAATGCCACTATTTCTATTGAAAAATCAGTTCAGGAGCTTGGCGGTTTTGTCATCAACAGCAATCTGCAGAGCAACGTGATATCACAGGACACCTATAACACCTCGGATGAGGAAGCCATGTTGATTAAGAAATACCAGACGGAAAATAAGATGCAGGTCCGGGTACCCACTGAAAAGCTAGGGGAATTTTTAACATTTATCAATACTAATAAGTTATTTCTTAACTCAAGAACCATCAACGCTGAAGATGTTACATCCAATATCAAATACTCTGAATGGGAAAGCAAAAGAAATCAGAAAACCTCCGAAAATATAAACAAACTTAAAACTAATAAGGATAAAGTAAACCTGGACGACGAAAATATGTCGGAAGGAAATCTTCAAAAACTGGCTAATATAAATATGACAGATCACCTGAAGTACAGCACTGTAGATATTTATATTAAAGAGCCCAAAGTACGTATCGCAGAAATCGCTGTTACCAATACCAACAGTATTGATAATAAATACAGATATAATTTTCTCTATGATGCAAAAGACGGGTTTGTGTACGGCTTTTATCTGATCCAGAAAATCATCGTTGCCATGATCAATATCTGGCCGCTCCTGTTAATTGCCGGTGGAATCATCTATTTTTTAAGAAAAAGAAAAGTCACCAAATCGGAACCTTCTAACGCACAGAAATAA
- the pgi gene encoding glucose-6-phosphate isomerase: MLSKINPIQTNSWKALDEHFGGNDFDLRTLFQYNPNRFTEFSLQKDNYLFDYSKNLIDSRTKDLLLNLAEECQLKDAISKMFSGDKINETEGRAVLHTALRDFSDREIFVDGENIKPQIKRVLDHMKSFSGKIISGEHTGFSGKEITDVVNIGIGGSDLGPVMVCSALKHFKTRLNVHFVSNVDGNHIAEVVKGLNPETTLFIIASKTFTTQETMTNANSAKDWFLKAGKQEDVAKHFVALSTNIEEVKKFGIAEENIFEFWDWVGGRYSLWSAIGLSIVLSVGYENFEQLLRGAFDTDQHFQTADFSENIPVLMGLLGIWYRNFYAATTYAILPYSQYLDRFAAYLQQGDMESNGKCVDRNGEFVEYETGPIIWGEPGTNGQHAFYQLIHQGTELIPADFIAYTQSPNKVSDHQDKLLANFFAQTEALAFGKLEEEVEEELRNTGKSDEEIERLVNFKVFHGNTPTNSILFKELTPFSLGQLIALYEHKIFVQGVIWNIFSFDQFGVELGKVLANKILPELENNEAVSSHDSSTNGLINYYKEFKK, encoded by the coding sequence ATGCTATCAAAAATAAACCCTATACAAACCAATAGCTGGAAAGCCCTTGATGAACATTTCGGAGGAAATGACTTTGACTTAAGAACTCTTTTCCAGTATAATCCTAACCGTTTTACAGAATTTTCTTTGCAAAAGGATAACTATCTTTTTGATTATTCTAAAAACTTAATCGATTCAAGAACTAAAGACCTTTTATTGAATCTGGCCGAAGAATGCCAGTTAAAAGACGCTATTTCCAAAATGTTCTCCGGTGACAAAATCAACGAGACAGAAGGAAGAGCTGTTCTGCATACAGCATTAAGAGACTTCTCAGATCGCGAAATTTTTGTGGACGGAGAAAATATCAAACCACAGATCAAAAGAGTTCTTGACCATATGAAATCTTTTTCCGGGAAAATTATTTCCGGAGAACATACAGGTTTCAGCGGAAAAGAGATCACAGATGTCGTTAATATCGGTATCGGAGGGTCAGACCTTGGTCCTGTAATGGTTTGCTCCGCTTTAAAGCATTTCAAAACAAGATTAAACGTTCATTTTGTTTCCAATGTAGATGGAAACCATATCGCCGAAGTGGTAAAAGGCCTAAATCCTGAAACTACTTTATTTATCATTGCTTCCAAAACCTTTACGACCCAGGAAACGATGACCAATGCGAATTCGGCAAAGGACTGGTTCCTGAAAGCCGGAAAACAGGAAGATGTGGCAAAGCACTTTGTTGCCTTATCTACTAATATTGAAGAAGTGAAAAAGTTCGGAATCGCAGAAGAAAACATATTTGAGTTCTGGGATTGGGTAGGCGGAAGATATTCGTTGTGGAGTGCCATTGGATTAAGCATAGTACTTTCCGTAGGATATGAAAATTTCGAACAGCTTTTAAGAGGTGCTTTTGATACCGATCAGCACTTCCAGACAGCTGATTTCTCTGAAAACATCCCTGTACTAATGGGACTGTTAGGAATCTGGTATCGCAATTTCTACGCAGCGACAACCTATGCAATCCTGCCTTATTCTCAATACCTCGACAGGTTTGCAGCTTATCTTCAGCAGGGAGATATGGAAAGTAACGGAAAATGTGTGGACAGAAACGGCGAATTTGTAGAATATGAAACCGGACCTATTATCTGGGGAGAACCGGGTACCAATGGTCAGCACGCATTTTATCAACTGATCCACCAGGGCACAGAACTCATTCCTGCAGACTTTATTGCCTATACACAAAGTCCGAATAAAGTTTCTGACCACCAGGATAAATTATTAGCTAACTTTTTCGCGCAAACTGAAGCACTTGCCTTCGGAAAGCTGGAAGAAGAGGTTGAAGAAGAGCTTAGAAATACAGGAAAATCTGACGAAGAAATTGAAAGGTTGGTCAACTTCAAAGTTTTCCACGGAAATACTCCAACCAACTCCATATTATTCAAAGAATTAACTCCTTTTTCATTAGGTCAGCTTATCGCTTTGTATGAACACAAAATTTTCGTTCAGGGGGTGATCTGGAATATTTTCAGCTTTGACCAGTTTGGTGTGGAGTTAGGAAAAGTATTAGCCAACAAAATCCTTCCTGAACTCGAGAATAATGAAGCAGTAAGCTCTCATGACAGTTCTACCAATGGTTTGATCAATTACTACAAAGAATTTAAGAAGTAA
- a CDS encoding DUF4251 domain-containing protein, with protein MKKYISLLMIFGFLFLFQSCASQGSLDSKTVDTLVDAQEFTFNAQRANPMNYDVINVINSIPNSAAARMLNLNGEYSIDVTKKTVDVVLPYFGRAFNTSYGNTDSNSFRFTSKDFTINKSQNKKGTWTLKIKPNDVSNVDEMNIEIFKNGKAFVSMRSNDRQPITYDGYVSKLAVKQDKAKP; from the coding sequence ATGAAAAAATATATTTCTCTTCTGATGATCTTTGGATTTCTTTTCTTATTTCAGAGCTGTGCATCACAAGGGTCATTAGATTCAAAAACGGTGGATACTCTGGTAGACGCTCAGGAGTTTACCTTCAATGCACAGAGGGCAAATCCTATGAATTATGATGTCATCAATGTTATCAATTCAATTCCGAATTCTGCTGCAGCCCGAATGTTGAACCTTAACGGGGAATATAGCATTGATGTTACTAAAAAAACAGTTGATGTTGTGCTACCTTATTTCGGAAGGGCGTTCAATACATCATATGGCAATACAGACAGTAACAGTTTTCGATTTACCTCAAAAGATTTCACTATCAATAAGTCTCAAAATAAAAAAGGAACATGGACTTTAAAGATTAAACCCAACGATGTAAGCAATGTGGATGAGATGAATATTGAAATTTTCAAAAACGGAAAAGCATTTGTCTCTATGAGAAGTAATGACAGACAGCCGATAACGTATGACGGTTACGTTTCAAAACTTGCCGTAAAGCAGGATAAGGCCAAACCTTAA
- a CDS encoding M36 family metallopeptidase encodes MQEAGAIGAILYDPVNADPISMGRDNAVTGITIPSLMMGKAEGEYLVAQATAGAVNVTLDFDYSGFKHSSLDNGIVAHEYGHGISNRLTGQGYDCLNSAEQMGEGWSDYFALMLTTRPGDTSALARGMGTYTNGEPTTGVGIRPAKYSPDFGVNSFTYGSTNSMNESHSIGFVWATMLWDLTWKYIEKYGYNSDVTASNTSGNAKVLQLVVDGLKLQSCNPSFIDGRDGLLQADALGNAGGDKCMIWAAFAKRGLGVNASAGSSTALNDQVQDFTVPTECGTLATQDLKTLDHKFVVFPNPTYDEFFVGNIDKSSKEVKIRMFDMSGKLVLTDSREAGSKKAISTNGFQKGVYMVHIQQGDKTQVEKLIVR; translated from the coding sequence ATGCAGGAAGCAGGAGCAATCGGAGCTATTCTCTATGATCCTGTTAATGCCGATCCTATTTCTATGGGAAGGGACAATGCGGTTACAGGAATCACGATCCCTTCTCTTATGATGGGAAAAGCTGAAGGAGAATATCTTGTAGCGCAGGCCACAGCAGGAGCAGTGAATGTCACATTAGATTTCGATTATAGCGGTTTTAAACATTCAAGTTTAGATAATGGAATTGTAGCCCATGAATACGGACATGGCATTTCAAATAGATTAACAGGTCAAGGGTATGATTGTCTAAATTCAGCAGAGCAGATGGGCGAAGGCTGGTCAGATTATTTTGCCCTGATGCTTACAACAAGACCAGGTGATACGTCTGCTTTAGCCAGAGGTATGGGAACCTATACCAACGGGGAGCCCACTACAGGTGTTGGGATCAGACCTGCAAAATACTCTCCTGATTTTGGAGTCAATAGTTTCACCTATGGAAGTACCAATTCAATGAATGAATCCCACTCTATAGGTTTTGTATGGGCTACTATGCTCTGGGATCTTACCTGGAAGTATATAGAAAAATATGGATACAACAGTGATGTTACAGCAAGCAATACTTCCGGAAATGCTAAAGTGTTACAATTAGTAGTAGATGGATTAAAATTACAAAGCTGTAATCCGTCATTTATTGATGGAAGAGATGGCCTTCTTCAAGCTGATGCTCTTGGAAATGCTGGCGGAGACAAGTGTATGATCTGGGCTGCTTTTGCTAAGAGAGGTCTTGGCGTAAATGCTTCTGCAGGAAGTAGTACGGCCCTTAACGATCAGGTGCAGGACTTCACTGTTCCGACGGAATGCGGAACACTTGCAACTCAAGATCTTAAGACTTTAGATCATAAATTTGTTGTTTTCCCGAACCCTACTTATGACGAATTCTTCGTAGGAAATATCGATAAATCCTCAAAAGAAGTTAAAATAAGAATGTTTGATATGTCAGGGAAATTAGTACTTACCGATTCAAGGGAAGCCGGTTCTAAGAAAGCAATTTCCACCAACGGATTCCAGAAAGGAGTATATATGGTTCATATCCAACAGGGAGATAAAACTCAGGTTGAGAAATTGATCGTACGATAA
- a CDS encoding M48 family metallopeptidase → MKFTHLFGIGAIALSVAACTTNPITGRSSLQLANNSEILTMSAQEYKTTLSKGKVITGTSDAKRVVNVGNRIKNAAERYYQSIGRSADLANYSWEFNLLQSNELNAWCMPGGKVAVYTGILPITKDDNGLAVVMGHEVSHALAGHGNERISQAMMAQYGGAILGGAISNAQWASVFQKVYPIGSQVALLKYGRNQESEADKMGLYLMSMAGYDPRAAIPFWNRMEGASSGARQPEFLSTHPNPETRISDINNDLPKALEYYKAAGGKI, encoded by the coding sequence ATGAAATTTACACATCTATTTGGAATTGGAGCTATTGCTCTGTCGGTCGCTGCTTGTACTACAAACCCGATCACGGGAAGATCGTCTTTACAGCTGGCCAATAATTCAGAAATTTTAACAATGTCTGCACAGGAATATAAAACGACATTGTCTAAAGGTAAAGTGATTACCGGAACATCAGATGCAAAGAGAGTGGTGAATGTAGGAAACAGAATTAAAAACGCAGCAGAAAGATATTATCAGAGTATAGGAAGGTCAGCAGATCTGGCCAATTACAGTTGGGAATTTAATCTTTTGCAAAGCAATGAGCTCAATGCATGGTGTATGCCGGGAGGTAAAGTAGCCGTTTATACCGGGATTTTACCTATTACAAAAGATGACAACGGACTTGCAGTAGTAATGGGTCATGAAGTATCCCATGCACTGGCAGGACACGGAAACGAAAGAATCTCCCAGGCTATGATGGCCCAGTATGGAGGAGCAATTCTAGGAGGAGCAATCTCCAATGCACAATGGGCAAGCGTTTTTCAGAAAGTATACCCGATCGGATCTCAGGTTGCTTTATTGAAATATGGAAGAAACCAGGAATCTGAGGCGGACAAAATGGGACTTTATCTGATGTCTATGGCAGGATATGACCCGAGGGCAGCCATTCCTTTCTGGAATAGAATGGAAGGAGCTTCATCAGGAGCAAGACAACCTGAATTCTTGTCTACCCACCCAAATCCTGAAACAAGAATCTCAGATATTAATAATGATTTACCAAAAGCTTTGGAATATTATAAGGCTGCGGGAGGAAAAATATAA
- a CDS encoding acyl-CoA dehydrogenase family protein: MSNTFSKIRNAIGLFTSIDFDQLSTISQKVDLPKLMNNFSKLDDKQLAGLVKMLDPDKKKKELPPIDGDFYDIYHTLSPEQREIQLKVRDFMEKEVKPLVNHYWLRDEFPFELIPKFQKLNICGVTYEGYGCPGMPFLMEGVIAMEMARIDASIATFFGVQSGLAMGSIYICGSEEQKQKWLPQMQKFEKIGAFGLTEPEVGSGAAGGLTVTCKKTDEGWVLNGQKKWIGNATFADLVIIWARDLDSGEVKGFIVEKDNPGYSVEKIKGKMALRIVQNGLITLKDCVVTEDNRLQNANSFKDTGKVLRMTRAGVAWMATGCARGAYESALAYTRTREQFGRPIASFQMIQGHLVEMLSNLTAMQTMVFRLSEMQDEGILKDEHASLAKVFCTLRTRDIVSRAREVMGGNGILLEYDVARFVADAEAIYSYEGTKEINSLIVGRSITGFSAFV; encoded by the coding sequence ATGTCAAATACCTTTTCTAAAATCAGAAACGCAATCGGATTATTCACTTCTATAGATTTTGATCAGTTGAGCACCATTTCCCAAAAAGTGGATTTGCCAAAACTGATGAATAATTTTTCAAAACTCGACGATAAACAGCTTGCAGGATTAGTGAAAATGCTTGATCCTGATAAAAAAAAGAAAGAACTTCCCCCTATTGACGGAGATTTTTATGATATCTACCATACACTATCCCCCGAACAACGGGAAATTCAGCTTAAAGTAAGAGATTTTATGGAAAAAGAAGTGAAGCCTCTGGTGAATCATTACTGGTTAAGAGACGAATTTCCTTTCGAGTTGATTCCGAAATTTCAAAAACTGAATATATGTGGTGTTACCTATGAAGGATATGGTTGCCCCGGAATGCCTTTTCTGATGGAAGGTGTTATTGCAATGGAAATGGCCAGAATTGATGCTTCTATCGCTACCTTTTTTGGAGTACAGTCCGGGTTGGCGATGGGCTCAATTTATATCTGTGGTTCGGAAGAACAAAAACAAAAATGGCTTCCACAAATGCAGAAGTTTGAAAAAATCGGGGCTTTTGGACTTACAGAGCCGGAAGTAGGATCCGGTGCAGCCGGAGGACTAACCGTTACCTGTAAAAAAACTGATGAAGGCTGGGTTCTTAACGGGCAGAAAAAATGGATAGGAAATGCAACTTTTGCAGATCTCGTTATTATCTGGGCAAGGGATTTGGATAGCGGAGAAGTGAAAGGTTTTATTGTAGAAAAAGATAATCCCGGGTATTCTGTGGAAAAAATCAAGGGAAAAATGGCGTTAAGAATTGTTCAGAACGGATTGATCACGTTGAAAGACTGCGTCGTTACAGAGGATAACCGTTTACAAAACGCAAACTCTTTCAAAGATACAGGAAAAGTACTGCGAATGACCCGTGCCGGAGTAGCATGGATGGCCACAGGGTGTGCAAGGGGAGCTTATGAAAGTGCATTGGCATATACACGAACAAGGGAGCAGTTTGGAAGGCCTATTGCTTCATTTCAGATGATACAGGGGCATCTCGTGGAAATGTTATCTAATCTTACCGCTATGCAGACTATGGTTTTCAGATTGTCCGAAATGCAGGACGAAGGTATTTTAAAAGACGAACACGCTTCGCTTGCCAAAGTATTCTGTACATTAAGAACCCGGGATATCGTTTCCAGGGCACGTGAAGTGATGGGAGGAAACGGAATTCTGCTGGAATATGATGTAGCAAGATTTGTAGCAGATGCCGAGGCGATCTATTCATACGAAGGAACAAAAGAAATCAATTCGCTCATCGTAGGACGATCGATTACCGGCTTCAGTGCTTTCGTATAA
- a CDS encoding 7-carboxy-7-deazaguanine synthase QueE, giving the protein MNKDQDILLKEGKMLPVMEHFYTLQGEGAHTGKAAYFIRLGGCDVGCHWCDVKESWNPDLHPLMNAEDIAETAAKYCKTIVLTGGEPLMWNLDLLTSKLKELGCTIHIETSGAYPMSGQLDWITLSPKKTGLPKEEIYQKANELKVIVFNNHDLTFAQEQAAKVSENCKLYLQSEWSKRNEMYPKITDFILEHPEWQASVQTHKYLNIP; this is encoded by the coding sequence ATGAATAAAGATCAAGATATTTTATTAAAAGAAGGTAAAATGCTCCCTGTGATGGAGCATTTTTACACTTTACAAGGAGAAGGAGCACACACCGGGAAAGCCGCTTATTTCATTCGATTGGGAGGCTGCGATGTCGGGTGCCACTGGTGCGATGTAAAAGAAAGCTGGAACCCGGATCTTCATCCGCTGATGAATGCTGAAGACATTGCGGAAACAGCAGCAAAATACTGTAAAACAATAGTTCTGACCGGTGGAGAGCCTTTGATGTGGAATTTAGACCTACTGACATCCAAGCTGAAAGAACTCGGATGTACCATTCATATTGAAACTTCCGGCGCATATCCTATGAGCGGGCAACTGGATTGGATTACGTTGTCGCCGAAGAAAACCGGGCTTCCAAAAGAAGAGATTTACCAAAAAGCTAACGAGCTTAAAGTCATTGTATTCAACAACCATGATCTTACCTTTGCTCAGGAGCAGGCGGCAAAAGTATCTGAAAACTGCAAACTTTATCTGCAAAGCGAATGGAGCAAGAGAAATGAGATGTATCCTAAGATCACAGATTTCATCCTGGAACATCCTGAATGGCAGGCTTCAGTTCAGACCCATAAATATCTGAATATCCCGTAA
- a CDS encoding cytochrome C, with the protein MKRLIAVASFTSILLVSCTPKASTAAATAGTSTSTADQIAQGKTIFENSCGKCHKLPDPASHNPVQWVGIMNSMAPKAKLTDEQHQWVYDYIVSAKK; encoded by the coding sequence ATGAAAAGACTTATTGCTGTTGCATCATTTACGAGTATCCTGCTTGTTTCTTGTACACCTAAAGCATCAACAGCTGCTGCAACTGCCGGCACTTCAACCTCTACAGCAGATCAGATTGCACAGGGGAAGACCATTTTTGAAAATTCTTGCGGAAAGTGCCATAAGCTGCCGGATCCAGCCTCACATAATCCTGTACAATGGGTGGGAATTATGAACTCGATGGCTCCAAAGGCAAAGCTTACGGATGAGCAGCATCAGTGGGTATACGATTATATCGTTTCTGCTAAAAAATAA
- a CDS encoding DoxX family protein, which translates to MKIVKFILCLLFGLMFINAGLDKFLHYNPAPKLTDAQMKLYAAFGEIGWLLPLVGVVEIIGGLLFIFPKTRALGAIIILPVMVGILIHNLYRDPSSTGISISSVLFLINIWMIIDNREKYKKLVS; encoded by the coding sequence ATGAAAATCGTAAAATTCATTCTTTGCCTGCTTTTCGGACTTATGTTTATCAATGCCGGGCTAGACAAGTTCCTTCACTACAATCCGGCTCCTAAACTCACGGATGCCCAAATGAAATTGTATGCTGCATTCGGTGAAATCGGCTGGCTGCTGCCCTTGGTGGGAGTCGTAGAAATTATCGGAGGATTATTATTTATCTTTCCGAAGACAAGAGCATTGGGAGCCATCATTATTTTACCGGTTATGGTTGGAATCCTGATTCATAACCTTTACAGAGATCCTTCCTCAACCGGAATTAGTATTTCTTCCGTACTTTTCCTGATCAATATCTGGATGATTATTGACAATAGAGAGAAATATAAAAAACTGGTGAGTTAA